From the genome of Streptomyces xanthophaeus:
GGTGGGGGACAAGAAACGGCTCGGCACGGCCTTCCAGGACTCGGCGGACGGACAGTACCTGCACGTGCTGCAGGAGAGCTACGGGATCCGTTACGCCCTGTCCCCGGCGGACGACCTGCGGCTGCCGGCCGCGTCGAGCCTGACCGTACGTACAGCTACACCGGCAGAGCAGCAGAAGGGTGCATCGTGATCGCGGTACTGGGCCTCTTGGCCGGAGTGGTGGCCGGACTTCTGGTCCGGCCCGAAGTACCGGCTGTGGTGGAGCCATATCTGCCGATCGCCGTGGTGGCGGCGCTGGACGCGGTGTTCGGCGGCCTCCGCGCGATGCTGGACGGCATCTTCGTGGACAAGGTCTTCGTGGTGTCGTTCCTGTCGAACGTGGTCGTGGCCGCGCTGATCGTCTTCCTCGGTGACAAGCTCGGGGTCGGCTCGCAGCTGTCCACGGGTGTGGTCGTGGTCCTCGGTAT
Proteins encoded in this window:
- a CDS encoding small basic family protein gives rise to the protein MIAVLGLLAGVVAGLLVRPEVPAVVEPYLPIAVVAALDAVFGGLRAMLDGIFVDKVFVVSFLSNVVVAALIVFLGDKLGVGSQLSTGVVVVLGIRIFSNAAAIRRHVFRA